A single genomic interval of Solimonas sp. K1W22B-7 harbors:
- a CDS encoding GMC family oxidoreductase codes for MFDFVIVGGGSAGCVLANRLSANGQFKVCLLEAGPPDDSPFIAMPAGIIPLLRSKVYNWQFWTVPQPRMGNRPLYWPRGRTLGGSSSINAQVYVRGHSWDYDYWAGLGNEGWAWKDVLPVFKAMENYEPGADPWHGQGGPLNVAELRSRNPMSEIFLQAAQQAGHAPNDDFNGASQEGFGFYKVCQKDGQRCSNARAYLREAEKRPNLTVIPHAHATRVVFDHGRAAGVRYVYGGKEHEVTAKREVILSGGAVGSPQLLLLSGIGPAEQLKQYGIAVVKELPGVGQNLQDHLDAYVTMRSRTRLTTSLHPSSLWRTLKALFQYLFRRRGELTSNLAEAGGFQRSSPRETLPDLQLHFIPSVNVRHGLDLWPALKYYGYTLMTYELRPRSRGEIRLQSADPLAPPAIDPRHFQDEADLDKMVLAIRNARGLFAQPAFAPHNLEEMEPGPEVQTDEQLRDWLRLHAETLYHPVGSCKMGSDPLAVVDARLRVHGVAGLRVVDASIMPTLVGGNTNGPATMIAEQGARMVLEDAQRALAEAAAGKSATDEPNTEAAD; via the coding sequence ATGTTCGATTTCGTCATCGTCGGTGGCGGTTCCGCCGGCTGCGTGCTGGCCAACCGCCTCAGCGCCAACGGCCAGTTCAAGGTCTGCCTGCTCGAGGCCGGCCCGCCCGACGACAGCCCCTTCATCGCCATGCCCGCGGGCATCATTCCCTTGCTGCGCTCCAAGGTCTACAACTGGCAGTTCTGGACCGTGCCGCAGCCGCGCATGGGCAACCGGCCGCTGTACTGGCCGCGCGGCCGCACCCTGGGCGGCAGTTCCTCGATCAATGCCCAGGTCTATGTCCGCGGACACTCCTGGGACTACGACTACTGGGCCGGCCTGGGCAACGAGGGCTGGGCCTGGAAGGACGTGCTGCCGGTGTTCAAGGCCATGGAGAACTACGAGCCCGGTGCCGACCCGTGGCACGGGCAGGGCGGCCCGCTCAACGTCGCCGAGCTGCGCAGCCGCAATCCCATGAGCGAGATCTTCCTGCAGGCGGCGCAGCAGGCGGGCCACGCGCCGAACGACGATTTCAACGGCGCCTCGCAGGAGGGCTTCGGGTTCTACAAGGTCTGCCAGAAGGACGGCCAGCGCTGCAGCAACGCCCGGGCCTACCTGCGCGAGGCCGAGAAGCGCCCCAACCTCACCGTGATCCCCCATGCCCATGCCACGCGCGTGGTATTCGATCATGGCCGCGCGGCCGGTGTGCGCTATGTCTATGGCGGCAAGGAGCACGAGGTCACGGCCAAGCGCGAGGTCATCCTCAGCGGCGGTGCCGTCGGCTCGCCGCAGCTGCTGCTGCTGTCCGGCATCGGCCCGGCGGAGCAGCTCAAGCAGTACGGCATCGCCGTGGTCAAGGAGCTGCCGGGGGTGGGCCAGAACCTGCAGGACCACCTCGACGCCTACGTCACCATGCGCTCGCGCACGCGCCTGACCACCTCCCTGCATCCCAGTTCGCTGTGGCGCACGCTCAAGGCCCTGTTCCAGTACCTGTTCCGCCGCCGCGGCGAGCTCACCAGCAACCTCGCCGAGGCGGGCGGCTTCCAGCGCAGCAGCCCGCGCGAGACCCTGCCGGACCTGCAGCTGCACTTCATCCCCTCGGTCAACGTCCGCCACGGCCTGGACCTGTGGCCGGCGCTGAAGTACTACGGCTACACCCTGATGACCTATGAGCTGCGGCCCCGCTCGCGCGGGGAAATCCGCCTGCAGTCGGCCGACCCCCTGGCCCCTCCGGCGATCGATCCCCGGCACTTCCAGGACGAGGCCGACCTGGACAAGATGGTCCTGGCCATCCGCAACGCCCGTGGCCTATTTGCCCAGCCCGCTTTTGCACCGCACAATCTGGAGGAGATGGAGCCAGGTCCGGAGGTGCAGACCGACGAGCAGCTGCGCGACTGGCTGCGCCTGCATGCCGAAACCCTGTACCACCCGGTGGGCAGCTGCAAGATGGGCAGTGATCCCCTGGCCGTGGTGGACGCCCGTCTGCGGGTGCATGGCGTGGCTGGGCTGCGCGTGGTGGACGCCTCCATCATGCCGACCCTGGTCGGCGGCAACACCAACGGGCCGGCGACGATGATCGCCGAGCAGGGCGCCCGCATGGTGCTGGAGGATGCGCAGCGGGCCCTGGCCGAGGCCGCCGCCGGCAAGAGCGCGACGGATGAACCGAACACCGAGGCGGCCGATTGA
- a CDS encoding GspE/PulE family protein, giving the protein MNKPAPERRLDLQDLLEALVADGLVRREATRELIIRLSSHPDPRHPLAVIAAADWDNPEIPGRKLNIETLTQWLAKRVGLPYLRIDPLSIEVSKVTSVVSYAYAARAKILPIKVTADEVVLATSEPHLREWERELQPHLKQQIRRVVSNPLDIERYLVEFYALARSVKASQKEKAANPAMGAVQNLEQLTQLGRSGKLTADDQHIVAIVDWLLQYAFEQRASDIHIEPRRDVNNIRFRIDGVLHDVYQTPTVVGTAVTSRIKILARMDVAEKRRPQDGRIKSRTPDGKEVELRVSSLPTAFGEKMVLRIFDPDVLVKDFGDLGFAGNDGVRWQNMIDQPHGIILVTGPTGSGKTTTLYSTLRHLATPEVNVCTIEDPIELVEPAFNQMQVQPVLDLTFAAGVRALMRQDPDIIMVGEVRDLETAEVAIQAALTGHLVLSTLHTNDAPAAVTRLLDLGVPSYLIRSTLLGVVAQRLLRKLCKHCKKPVPTDPAAWQALVGGQAIDQPRQVHEATGCLECRETGYLGRTGIYEMLTLTPEVKEMIRDDADPVLLREAALRSGMMPLRIAGSQKVWTGVTSIDEVLRTTPSLTPFTGREKPLVGKAPDPLKSAG; this is encoded by the coding sequence ATGAACAAGCCCGCCCCCGAACGCCGCCTCGACCTGCAGGATCTGCTGGAAGCCCTGGTCGCCGACGGCCTGGTCAGGCGCGAAGCCACGCGCGAGCTGATCATCCGCCTGTCCAGCCACCCCGATCCGCGGCATCCGCTGGCGGTGATCGCGGCGGCGGACTGGGACAATCCGGAAATCCCGGGCCGCAAGCTCAACATCGAAACGCTGACCCAGTGGCTGGCCAAGCGCGTGGGCCTGCCCTACCTGCGCATCGACCCACTGTCGATCGAAGTGAGCAAGGTCACCTCGGTGGTGTCCTACGCCTATGCCGCGCGCGCCAAGATCCTGCCGATCAAGGTCACCGCCGACGAGGTGGTGCTGGCCACCAGCGAGCCGCACCTGCGCGAGTGGGAGCGCGAGCTGCAGCCGCACCTCAAGCAGCAGATCCGCCGCGTGGTCTCCAACCCGCTGGACATCGAACGCTACCTGGTGGAGTTCTATGCCCTGGCGCGCTCGGTCAAGGCCAGCCAGAAGGAAAAGGCGGCCAACCCCGCCATGGGTGCCGTGCAGAACCTGGAGCAGCTCACGCAGCTCGGGCGCAGCGGCAAGCTCACCGCCGACGACCAGCACATCGTGGCGATCGTCGACTGGCTGCTGCAGTACGCCTTCGAGCAGCGCGCCAGCGACATCCACATCGAGCCTCGGCGCGACGTCAACAACATCCGCTTCCGCATCGACGGCGTGCTGCATGACGTCTACCAGACGCCGACCGTGGTCGGCACGGCGGTGACCAGCCGCATCAAGATCCTGGCGCGCATGGACGTGGCGGAAAAGCGCCGGCCGCAGGACGGCCGCATCAAGAGCCGCACGCCCGACGGCAAGGAAGTGGAGCTGCGCGTGTCCTCGCTGCCCACCGCCTTCGGCGAGAAGATGGTGCTGCGCATCTTCGACCCCGACGTGCTGGTGAAGGACTTCGGCGACCTGGGCTTCGCCGGCAATGATGGCGTGCGCTGGCAGAACATGATCGACCAGCCGCACGGCATCATCCTGGTGACCGGCCCCACCGGCTCGGGCAAGACGACGACGCTCTACTCGACGCTGCGTCACCTCGCCACGCCCGAGGTCAACGTCTGCACCATCGAGGACCCGATCGAACTGGTGGAACCGGCCTTCAACCAGATGCAGGTGCAGCCGGTCCTCGACCTGACCTTCGCCGCCGGCGTGCGCGCACTGATGCGCCAGGATCCGGACATCATCATGGTTGGCGAAGTCCGCGACCTGGAAACCGCCGAAGTGGCGATCCAGGCGGCGCTCACCGGACACCTGGTGCTGTCGACGCTGCATACCAACGACGCGCCCGCCGCGGTAACGCGCCTGCTGGACCTGGGCGTGCCCTCCTACCTGATCCGCTCGACGCTGCTGGGCGTGGTGGCGCAACGCCTGCTGCGCAAGCTGTGCAAGCACTGCAAGAAGCCGGTGCCTACCGACCCCGCGGCCTGGCAGGCACTGGTCGGCGGCCAGGCGATCGATCAGCCCAGGCAGGTGCACGAGGCCACCGGCTGCCTGGAATGCCGCGAGACCGGCTACCTCGGCCGTACCGGCATCTACGAGATGCTGACGCTGACGCCGGAGGTGAAGGAGATGATCCGCGACGACGCCGACCCGGTGCTGCTGCGCGAGGCGGCGCTGCGCAGCGGCATGATGCCGCTGCGCATCGCCGGCAGCCAGAAGGTCTGGACCGGCGTGACCTCGATCGACGAAGTGCTGCGCACCACGCCCTCGCTGACGCCGTTCACGGGGCGCGAGAAACCGCTCGTCGGCAAGGCGCCGGACCCCTTGAAATCGGCAGGCTGA